The Campylobacter lari genomic sequence TTCTAATTTACTTTCTCTTTTTATATTTAACTCTACATCATCACAAGAGTCTATAAAATAAGTTTCATTTTTAAGCATAATTTTTCTCTAATCATTAAAATACTTTGTAAAATGCTCTTGATATCGCATTTCTAAATTATCATATATATCTTGAATTTTGTCAATAAATTTTTCATTTCTATATGCTTGCATAGTCATAGAATTAATCTCTTGAAAAGCAAAAAAATCAAATTTTTCTTCATGTGTTAATTCTTCAAGATAAATTACTTTTCCATAATGATCATAAGTATACTGCTTAAGAGTTTCTTCTACTACTTCAAGCACCTTAAACACAAATATCATTATAGGTTCCTTTCTTAATACCTGTGTGCTTTGCTCAAATTCCTTTAAAAACTCATCATTTTTTCTATGGGTTATAGTACAATAATGCTTTTGAGCATCTTTATAAAAAATATCAAATAACGCACAAGGTTTAACCCCTAAAAAATTTCCATCATAATCAACCTGAGGATAATAAGGATAAAGCTTGCATATCAAAGGTCTAAGACTATGAGGATTACAAAGTCCATTTAAATCACATTTTGCAAAATAAGCATTGATTTTTTTTCCATTTTTTAAAGTAAAGGTATTGACTTTTCCATTTTCTAAATATGTATTACCGGCTTGCTTTAGCGAAAGATATTCAACTTCAAGCATAGGTAATATCACCGCACTAGATTTATTAAATTTAAAATATTGTGCATGAATATTATGACAGCATCCGCCATTGCATGTTTTATAGCATTGTGGCGCAAAAATAAATTCTTTATCTTGTAATGAGTTAAAAAAATTTTTCATTTCTTTCCTTTCTTGCATCTTTTAGTTTAATTTTTGCACATCAAGTAATATCTGCTCATTTTCCTCTTTAAAAGTATATATTAAATCATCACACTTATATGAGATTTCTTTTTTACAAGTTTTATCTTTTAAAGGTTCTTGTAAAATTTGTGGTAAGTGTTTTTTAATAAGTAATTTCATAGGTATACCCATACCGTGAGTTAGATTTTTAATAAACTTACCATCTATTTGTTTTTCATCTATAACTTTTATAAATTCAACATCAACCCCAAGTTCTTTTAAAATATTAACATATTCTTCTTTTTCTTCTAAAGGAACATATTCATCAAATTTAGAATGGTAAGCAATATATTTTGGATTTGGATATTTTGCTTGTATATTTAGATGATCTTTATTTAGTGTTTCTCTAATGAGTTTTCTAGCAGGTGAAAAATAATAAGGGGATTGTTTGTTTGTAGTCCATAGTGTTTTATCGGAAGCTGCAAATTTAACATTCTTAAATATATGCGTAATCCCTGCACTACAATATTTAATATAATCAACTTCTTTACCAAAACCTACAAAACGCCATAAGTTGTTATCAAGCGTCACATGAGAAGAATTATCAATCACAACATCAACAAGCCAAGGAGCTATTTTTGCACATAAATTTGCTAAATATCCTCCATGTGAGGATCCGGTTAAAATTACTTTCAAATTATTATTTTTCAAAATCTTTGTTTTTGTATAAAGCAAAGAGTTTAATACATCGATCGTTTGCATAATACCATAATTTTGATATTCATTTTTTGTTGGTTTAAATCCTAAACTCAAATATAATAAATAATTTTCATCTAACTCTTGAGTTTTTTTCAACCTTTCTATAAATTTATTTACCACATCTATAACACAATAAAATTCATCATAAGTTTTTAAAGATTGTACATCAATAGGTAAATTATTAATCCCCAATGCATCTAAACTAACTTTTAGTATCATTTTATCTATATCATCTATATAAAATTCCGCTCCTGTTTGAGGGCGATTTCCTATGCAATGATAATTTACATTTAAAACTGCTACATTATAATTTCTAGCACAATAATCACTTATATATAAATCATCTTTTATATCTCCACCAATACCATTTATAATACAAACAATAGCCTCTATTTCTTTACCATCATCATAAGTTAATTTAAATTCTAATTTACTTTCTCTTTTTATATTTAATTCTACATCATCACAAGAGTCTATGAAATAAGTTTGATTTATGAGCATGTTAAGCCTTTTAAAATAAAAATTCAATTATACTTACTTTTTTATAAATTTAAAGAGAAA encodes the following:
- a CDS encoding DUF2920 family protein; its protein translation is MLINQTYFIDSCDDVELNIKRESKLEFKLTYDDGKEIEAIVCIINGIGGDIKDDLYISDYCARNYNVAVLNVNYHCIGNRPQTGAEFYIDDIDKMILKVSLDALGINNLPIDVQSLKTYDEFYCVIDVVNKFIERLKKTQELDENYLLYLSLGFKPTKNEYQNYGIMQTIDVLNSLLYTKTKILKNNNLKVILTGSSHGGYLANLCAKIAPWLVDVVIDNSSHVTLDNNLWRFVGFGKEVDYIKYCSAGITHIFKNVKFAASDKTLWTTNKQSPYYFSPARKLIRETLNKDHLNIQAKYPNPKYIAYHSKFDEYVPLEEKEEYVNILKELGVDVEFIKVIDEKQIDGKFIKNLTHGMGIPMKLLIKKHLPQILQEPLKDKTCKKEISYKCDDLIYTFKEENEQILLDVQKLN